Proteins co-encoded in one Cynocephalus volans isolate mCynVol1 chromosome 11, mCynVol1.pri, whole genome shotgun sequence genomic window:
- the LMCD1 gene encoding LIM and cysteine-rich domains protein 1 yields the protein MAKVAKDLNPGVQKMSLGQQQSARGVACLRCKGTCLGFEPHSWRKICKSCKCSQEDHCLSSDLEDDRKIGRLLMDSKYSTLTARVKGGDGIRIYKRNRMIMTNPIATGKDPTFDTITYEWAPPGVTQKLGLQYMELIPKEKQPVTGTEGAYYRRRQLMRQLPIYDQDPSRCRGLLENESKLMEEFVKQYKSEALGVGEVALPGQGGLPKEEGKPQEKPEGAETAPTTNGSLSDPSKEVEYVCELCKGVAPADSPVVYADRAGYSKQWHPTCFVCVKCSEPLVDLIYFWKDGAPWCGRHYCESVRPRCSGCDEIIFSEDYQRVEDLAWHRKHFICEGCEQLLSGRAYIITKGQLLCPTCSKSKRS from the exons ATGTCCCTGGGCCAGCAGCAATCAGCAAGAGGTGTGGCTTGCCTGAGATGCAAGGGGACGTGTTTGGGCTTCGAGCCACATTCATGGAG gaaaaTATGCAAGTCATGCAAATGCAGCCAAGAGGACCACTGCCTAAGCTCCGACCTAGAAGACGATCGGAAAATTGGCCGCTTGCTGATGGACTCCAAGTATTCCACTCTCACTGCCCGGGTGAAAGGTGGGGACGGCATCCGGATTTACAAGAGGAACCGGATGATTATGACCAACCCCATTGCCACTGGGAAAGACCCCACCTTTGACACCATCACCTACGAGTGGGCTCCTCCTGGAGTCACCCAAAAACTG GGCTTGCAGTACATGGAGCTCATCCCCAAGGAGAAGCAGCCAGTGACAGGTACAGAGGGTGCCTATTACCGCCGACGCCAGCTCATGAGACAGCTCCCTATCTATGACCAGGACCCCTCTCGCTGCCGCGGACTTTTGGAGAACGAGTCGAAACTGATGGAAGAATTTGTCAAGCAATATAAGAGTGAGGCCCTGGGCGTGGGAGAAGTGgccctcccagggcagggcggCTTGCCCAAGGAGGAGGGGAAGCCACAGGAAAAGCCAGAGGGCGCAGAGACTGCCCCAACCACCAACGGCAGCCTCAGCGACCCGTCTAAGGAAGTGGAATAC GTCTGTGAACTCTGCAAGGGAGTGGCCCCTGCCGACAGCCCCGTGGTCTACGCGGACAGGGCAGGCTACAGCAAGCAGTGGCATCCCACCTGCTTTGTGTGTGTCAAGTGCTCCGAGCCGCTGGTGGACCTCATCTACTTCTGGAAGGACGGCGCGCCCTGGTGTGGCCGCCATTACTGCGAGAGCGTGCGGCCCCGCTGCTCCGGCTGCGACGAG ATAATATTCTCAGAGGACTACCAGCGTGTGGAAGACCTGGCCTGGCACCGAAAGCACTTTATCTGTGAGGGCTGCGAGCAGCTGCTGAGTGGCCGGGCATACATCATCACCAAGGGTCAGCTCCTGTGCCCCACCTGCAGCAAGTCCAAACGCTCCTGA